The following nucleotide sequence is from Trifolium pratense cultivar HEN17-A07 linkage group LG2, ARS_RC_1.1, whole genome shotgun sequence.
ttttgcatttatgAGACATGAATATCTTATCATTATAAAATATGCAGCGGCAAATGTACTCTTCTTGGAGTCTCCAGCAGGAGTAGGATTTTCCtactcaaacacaacatctgaCTATTACAAGGCAGGAGATAAGGCAACTGCCAAGGATTCCTATGTCTTCCTGATAAACTGGCTGGAGAGATTTCCGGAGTACAAAACAAGAGATTTTTACATAGCTGGGGAGAGTTATGCTGGTCACTATGTTCCGCAGCTTGCATCCACTATTCTTCAAAACAATATACATTATAAACATACCATTATTAACCTCAGAGGAATTTCTGTATGTTGTTCAAACTCAAGCACTAACTAATAATGCAAATGTTTAAATATAGTTTAGGTGCCTGCAAATATACCATTTTTTTAATCCctaattttatttgtcttaacTCTTAATTCCTTGAAAATATACTATTTTTCGCTTTTAGTCCtccattgttttattttagttcctgaaatatttgtttatattgaaATCGATCTCTGTAATTGCCGAacttttgattttagtccctctaATATAAGCAACATAAGGACTAATGAGTATTACAGTGATCAATTTCGGTATATGCaggactaaaacaaaacaagTAGGACCAAAAACAAATATGTTGTATATTTacaagaatttaaaaaaaaatgaaaaaatatatttaaggcTACCAAAACATACTTAAACCAAATTCAAATAATGTCTATACGATCATATATACAACTCACAATCTCATATATCAAACTTCATATAATCTTTAAAATGTTCAGATAGGGAATGCTTGGGTTGATGAGGCCAAAGGTTCAAAGGGGTTATATGATTACTTTTGGACTCATGCTTTGAATTCAGATCAAACTCATGAGTTAATTGAGAAGTACTGTGACTTCACTTCTGAAAATGTTTCAGCAATATGTAACAATGCAACAGATAGGGCCTTAATTGAGAAAGGAAACATAGACTTCTATAACATCTATGCTCCACAGTGTCATGACTCTTCTCTCAAAAATGGTTCAACTGGTTATGTAACTAACGATTTTGACCCTTGTTCTGATTACTATGGTATTGTTTATCTAAATAGACCAGAGATTCAAAAGGCTCTTCATGCAAAACCTACAAATTGGACTCATTGCAGGTAATATTCTATAATCACTTCTATGTAATTGCAAAATAGTACTATTTTTTTGACACCTCTATAACTGTTTTTTTCTATGCTAATCAAGAATGTGTTCTTTTTTATGCCATTTCGCAGTGATCTTATTCCTAGCTGGAATGACAGTCCACTTACCGTCCTTCCCACGATCAAGTATCTCATTGATAGTGGCATTAAATTATGGATATACAGGCAAGCTCAGTTTCCTTATAGCATAATAAATTGTTTACAATGCTATCGAAATTTGAATCCACGAgaacaataatataatatatcacGTAGATTCTTGTGAATAATGAGAGGttgcaatttttgttttatcCTACAGTGGTGATACTGATGCAAGAGTTCCAGTTACAACTTCAAGCTCCCTATCAACTCTGCTTGGCGTCCGTGGTATTCAGGAAAAGAGGTACTAAATTGATTGACATTCATTAATTTAaggaattaatttgttatttagtaaatttgagaGACTAAATTGTTCGACCCTTACACTTTGGAGTACTGAAATGCTAATTTATTCAATATATGGTTAATTATTGACTTTTCTTGTAGACCAagtaataacatttttttatatgtgaCAAAATTGTAATAATGACAGATTGGAGGATATGTGGTGGGATACAAAGGATTGACATTTGTTACAGTAAGAGGAGCTGGACATCTTGTTCCAAGCTGGCAACCAGAAAGGGCTTTGACTTTGATCTCATCATTCCTCTATGGAAGCCTGCCTACTGTTTTGCCATCAAATTAAAGTGTGCAAACTTCTGAGCGTTATGTTTAGAAATGCGTTTTGTCAATGCAGCCGCGCGTTTCAAGGCGCTTTTTCATGGTGAAAACAAGAAGCTACTCTTTGTAGCTTCAGCATAAATTATGGAACCTCACGCCGCGTATCCAAACATATGATATGTATGATCCATGTTCCAAACATATGTATGCATGGGAAATCTACCTTTTAGATCgcaataaaaagttattttcaaGTTTCAATTAATAAGTtttgttaagaatatagatagttagttAATCAATTAGAGTTAGTTGATATGTTACCAAGTTGGTTAAgaggttagaaagttagttagggagttagttactccaaatagtcctataaataagctacttcattgtatattttactcattcttttatcaatctatattcattcaatatgaatttctatgagtatcttcctcatgaatactcttatgcactctatcttgccgacatctatgatctttatcccttcgattccatgattcataacatggtatcagagcgataCCCAAGGGATGAAGATTTCGATTCCGCTGCCGATTTCGATTCAGCCattgaggaagatgaagatctTTCTTCTGCAGAAGTTCAAATCTGTTTTGGCAGTTTCGGTGATTCAGATCCTTCCACCTTTAATTCTGCTTCGATCACTTCAATCCAGCCAACAATTGATGGTTTCACCATCAAGATTGGGGAAATTGCATGTGTTCTCGTTGATTCAAGCTGCAACTTCGATTCtgcattttcttcttcaatcgAAAATGAGAAATTGAAGAATCTTGATCTGTTGAATCAAGATATTTTGAATCAAGAGGCGAAGGTAGAAGAAAAATTGCAGAAATTCAAGACACAAACATCGAATCATACGGTGTTATCTGAAATTCCTTTTTCTGCAATTGATCGTTTCGTCGACGTCTTCATCGAACAAGATTCGATTTCGTCAAGATTGGGATCAATCGAACACAGTCTTGCCGTCATTGTAGAGGTATCAAAATCTTGCAATTCAATCTTTTCTGTTTCTGCTGCAAATCACTTTGAGCGTCTCGATCTTTTTGGTATTCTCGATACTGTTTTTGATCCCGGCGGAACAAATTCGTTTCGATCCTCTCTGTTTATGTCGACTGTGTTTTCCATGACGTTTTATCTCCTTTTCCTTGCGATGATGTTATCACTCCACTATCATTCTCTCAAATCATCGCACTTTGTTTTTGATCCTGGTGGCAATCAATTAATCTCGGTTTTCTTTTATGAACTAATGATTTGAGGCGCTCAGAAGGTGTTTGATTTAAGTCCTTTGAAGTCAGTTCACTATTGCAATTTGGTGGAGTCTAGATGATGATTTCTTGAGCTAATATGTTTTATGTACTATGGATATTGAAAGCTTTATCAGTAATGGTTTGGAAAATACTTTTGGTTATCATGAAGCTTTGGTTACAAAGTGTTGAGAGTATCTAGTGGTGACTTGTTGTCTTGTTTGGAGCTAATTGTTCAAATTACTATGTCTCTGCATCATTATTCAAGTTTTGTTTGATAATTAGTTGCTCATGCCTTCAGTTGTATATCAATCAAATAGTTGTTGAAGATTGCAAATTCATACATGTTTTGATGAATTTTCTTACTGTCACCAAAATGGATACCAACTTATGATCAAGTGTGAAGCTTTGTGTGAGAGGAAGTGGAATAGTTTTTGCACATCATTGAAGTATCAAGGAGGTTCTGATACTACTAGCTGCACCAAAGTTCAATAGTTTCTTATTCAAGCTTGGTCTTCTTTACATAGCCTAAGCTTGAGGGAGGATGTTAAACTTGGTCTTGTTTACATATATGGTTTTAGATTACTTCATGGAGTTGCTTATGGTCACTCTTGGTTTGATAAGTGAGGCTCTAAGTTCTGTCATGGAAGCCTTGGTGGTTTTCATATGCTTAACATTTCCTATAATTGTTGAAGCTGCTACCtgaaacatatatcatatggcCTTTCATATTCATGACTGTGAGCTAATTGTTAATGCTATGGTAAAAAGCTCAGAAACATCTTTTGGTTGGAGGACTATAATTGATGGTATTGTTGGTTCCATCTTTTTGGGTTGATCACATTTCTTTGCCTCACTGTAAGAGTCAAGTGAAGATAGTCATGTACAAGTATGGAtccttcaagaacaagagaatcgTGCTTTATGACACATTAGTTCAACAATGCAAAACGATTAGGAAATTGTTGATGTCATTGCTCATGAATTTGGACACAGGAAGCTCAACCATACTGTGTACATCTTCGTTGCTATGGTTTACATGAATGCATTACAAGCCAAAATTCaatgttttgtttctttgtttggttttagctttgtaattcaaactcaaattggtaaatttcccaatgttgagtttgagggaggctgttaagaatatagatagttagttAATCAATTAGAGTTAGTTGATATGTTACCAAGTTGGTTAAgaggttagaaagttagttagggagttagttactccaaatagtcctataaataagctacttcattgtatattttactcattcttttatcaatctatattcattcaatatgaatttctatgagtatcttcctcatgaatactcttatgcactctatcttgccgacatctatgatctttatcccttcgattccaTGATTCATAACAAGTTTTGTTACATAACAACTGAATTTCGATGTTACATAACTTAAATTTGTGATAAACCAACTTAGTTGATAAGATAGGAAATTTGAAATACATTGATATTTCATATTTGTAACATTGTGGGACAGTGACTAATtgaacagaaagaaaaaaaaaaacagattaaGGCTCAATAGTGCCCATGTCCGAGAAATACCAAAGGATGGAAGTGAgacatccaaaaaaaataatcttacaTTTATTGTTCCTAATAACGCAACTAAATCCCGGTCATTTGAGGAGTTTGTAGCTCCGTCAACATTAATCTTAGAAATTCTGAAGGTGGAGAGGCTTCCAGAAATGATGTGAATACTGAATATGGCTCCTCAAggaatgataaaattttaacaatgtACACATATTAGCAATATCTAATTTAAGTTTTATGTAttgcaattataaaaaaaaaaaatgtattgcaTTATAGAAATTACATGTTtgtgtttaatatattttagcAATATTGTTACatgtttgttttaaaaataaataaagaagaagaagtgaaTATTGTTAAGTTTTGTTTCTctataaaatgaaagaaaaataataataatgcggTGAGCGTGGATCGAACACACGACCTTCAGATCTTCAGTCTGACGCTCTCCCAACTGAGCTATCCCCGCAGACATGCTACTAATTACTTACTACATCTAACATTACAAtactgtgttttttttttggcaatacTAATGTTTTataaagtttgaaaataaatttaaaataaaattctaactcataaaaattaatttaatcataataattaaatgatatataagattagtaaaatataaatttattacaTATTAACATCTAGAATTCTAGATGTCTtaaatatcaaaaaataaaaacatctaGAAGTCTTAATGTTTAAACAATAATTGATATAATAATGTAgtacaattattttttcatgtttaatAGTAATTAATAGTAAGGATTTTGATCCCCTTACGTGGTTAGGAGTTTGATTCATGGCTCATACGTATAGAGAATATTTGAttgggaggggagaacccaCCTTGTCTGGCCCACAAGTTCCCCGGTAAAGATTATTCTTCGCTAACGGCAATGGAAACTtcataccaatatcatggtaacccaAATCTTATAACACGCGATAATGCATTTTTTACCATCGAGTCAATATGTATATTTTTGTAAGTCAGTTTCTAGCTACTAAGAGTATATCTAATGGGGATAGGCTAATAATCcgcatcataatttttttatgcttGGAGCAACCATAAAGTGGTAGAGTGAACATCTAAAATATGATTCAAGTACCTTATTTTTAAGGCatgtataattaatttaatattgacTTATTTAGTAAATCATATTAATACGAGTTGCATAATTTTGTATGGTTGAAGCAAAATATATGAGTTACAAAAGTATTATATAAGTATTACATGATATTGTAAGGATCACTTGTCAATATGATATTACCATTAAAAATGCTCTCAAGACATTATTAGAGGGacgaggttcgaaccccaaaTTGCTAATATTTCCACACTTATAGCGTGTCTGTCTAGTCTAGTCAGtgggaaaaaaaatatgtttcatCATACAGTATCTCATTGGatctaaatttatatttataataatgttgAATTAACTTCTTTCAATCACATGCGCAATAACatctaaaacaattaaaatagacacatattatttagattaaaatatcaatcaatatatgagatttaaattaaaacgaaagctaataatcattaccaactattttttcttcttcagttgaattcaaaatatcttggaatggcataaaatcaaaatggttCAATGGAATGTGTGTAGCATCGATCTTGGTAAATGTAGTAGTGTGCGATGCACGGACATTATGCGTTTTATAATGAagcgtcaaaaaattatttgtataaatagtaaattaataattgaaacaatagatgttatcaaaataatattagcaataaaacttaattaaaaatattaacaatatgaattatatttgtaattgcatttcaaacaatttatttgtagtGTTTCGTAAATATCATGCAAAGTCCCATTACAAAAATATCACAAATTAGACAATAAGAATgctaagaaaaaataaatattgaatattaaaagggaaataaatgaagaaataaggaTGAGAAAGAGGGTTGGGTAGAAGGGTTATACAATGACTATGATAAAGTGCTAAAATAGAATATACttgcaaaatcaacaatatagtTTCACTCgttaaatacaaagaaaaagaaagatacaataaaatcataaaatttcataaacatatcattcttctacaacactaataacccttccaaatagaaatttcacatgcccatatatgtatgaggagggatataagacatatatattataaaataattaattcacaaAATCGTTTTTATTATAGTGAGAGTGTCAATCAACATGTTtgacactaaaaaaatattaaaagaggtGAATACTTATTATCTAACTCTTGATTTATCCACAAAAAGAAATGATCTAAAGGCTATGATTGATTGATACaattagggttaggattagtggtaggagaactatctaggatttatatatatagatataatacAAAGTTTATCTCACTTATGCGCAGTAACTATTATTCGAAAGACCAAGTCCGACCTAAAAATAAAGCCTGTATGACATTTCCAAACATTTTCCCACCCCTAAGTAACCCAATGAATTACATATGCTATCAGAAGAAAGTAGGATGAAGATACAGTACAATAGCATAAACCACAAGAATAAGTTagaacaaatatatataattaaccTTCAAAGTTAATCACAAAGTGTTAATAACTTGATATGATTCTACAAAAAGTGAAACAAGAACAATCCATTACATTCAatgaaaaactaaattataatcaGCAGGCTAATCTCTGCAAGGTCATTGGTCGATACTACTGTTACCACTCTCTTGTTTCTTTAACATGTCTCCAACCACAACAAAACAAGTCCTGAAAAGTGTCCACTGTTTTTACATCTATAAATAGTAAGAAACTTATTAGGATATATagaaacctaatttttttttgacacaatataGAAACCTAATTAAGAAACCCAATTAAGAGCAACATGAAGAAAGTTTCTCTTTATGCTTGTTTACTACTCAACTTCAGTCTTTTAGTTATTTTTCCTTATAGCAAAGCTAGTCAAGCTGATAGACTTGATAAGTTGATTCTTTCTAGAACCACAAAGAATCCACCTAAGACTCATTCTTGGGAAGAGGAAGATACATTGAAAACacaatcttcatcttctgctGCTTATGTTGCACCTCAAGAGGGGCTAAGGCAAGCTGACAAGATTGTCACATTGCCTGGTCAACCCTATGGAGTGAATTTTGACCAATACTCTGGCTATGTCACTGTTGATCAAGATACTGAAAGAGAACTTTTCTATTATTTTGTGGAATCTCCATATAACCCTTCAACAAAACCTTTAGTATTGTGGCTCAATGgaggtaaaaataaaaatatactcaCACAAACTGTTTTATACGGATAACTTTTGTTCTTGTATGTTTTTCAACATTTTATATGTTCTTTTAAGTATCTTTTTCTAGTTATATTATGATACTTGAAAGTGTGAAAATTGTGGATAAATACAGTTACTATGCGCGGTTGCAGAGACCTCTAAATCTTAAATAGTGCGACTATAATTTACAACACCACATGAGATAAGATGGAAtgattattattagttataattGATTGATGACATAACTTCATTTTCATAGTAGTCAAACATGATAGTATAGTTTTACCTAAGAATAAATATCAATTACTTGATACTTGATACTATTTTCCTTTTGAATATAAAAGAACAGTGTGAAACTTGGTTAAATTCTTAGGAGTATAGAATTACGAGTCAAAAAAACGAGTTAACTTGCATGTAAACTTTCTTTCAGGTAAACTATTACGAGTTAAAGTAACTCTAATAAAATCtgtaaaatatcaattttactAGCAAGATTACTAGTTGAGTCTACAGAAACTCAACAAGTTTATGTAGACTCGAGTCTGACAACTTAATGTTTGAAACTTACAGGACCTGGTTGTTCCTCACTTGGGTATGGAGCATTTGAGGAGCTAGGACCCTTCAGAATCAAGTCTGATGGCCAAACACTATACCGAAACAAATATGCTTGGAACGAAGGTACGACAAACATCAACCtaattaaattgtttcatcaagATGCATTTATTCTAAGACATGAATATCTTATGCGTATGAAATAAATGCAGTGGCAAATGTACTCTTCTTGGAGTCTCCAGCAGGAGTTGGATTTTCCTACTCAAACACAACTTCTGACTATGACAAGTCAGGAGATAAGAGAACTGCCCAAGATGCTTATGTCTTCCTAATCAACTGGCTGGAGAGATTTCCAGAGTACAAAACCAGAGATATTTACATAACTGGAGAGAGTTATGCTGGTCACTATGTTCCTCAACTTGCATCCACTATTCTTCACAACAATAAACTCTACAATCAAACCATTAACCTCAAAGGCATTTCTGTATGttgttcaaacttcaaacacTAATAATTCAAaggtttaaatatattttttgtgacCGCAAGTATACCATTTTTTGCTGTAAAAACATTTTGTTAGGTTTTAGTCATTGCAAATATACTATTATTTGCTTTTAATTCGAGTTGTTTTACTTTAGCTcctataatatttgtttatattggAATCAATCTCTGAAATATGTAGAACCTTCGATTTTGGCCCCTTCAATATAAGGACTAAAACGAATATTACATACATATTACAGGGACCAATTACAGTATGAATATATTTTGcaggactaaaacaaaaaaacaaagacCTAATGTAATCTAtactatcatatatatataactcacaATCTCATATATCAAACTTCATTATCTTTAAAATTTTCAGATAGGGAATGCTTGGATTGATGATGCCACGGGTTTACAGGGGTTATATGATTACTTTTGGACTCATGAGTTGATTGAGAAGTACTGTGACTTCACTTCTCGAAATCAATCAGCAATATGTAACAATGCAACAGATAAGGCCTTAATTGAGAAAGGACACACAGACTTCTATAACATCTATGCTCCACTTTGTCATGACTCTTCTCTCAAAAATGGTTCAACTGGTTATGTAACTAATGATTTTGACCCCTGTTCTGATTATTATGGTATTGCTTATCTAAATAGACCAGAGGTTCAAAAGGCTCTTCATGCAAAACCTACAAACTGGACCCACTGCGGGTAATATTCTATAATCACttttaataaatttcaaaatagtacTATTTGTTTTTACACCTCTATAGCTGTATTTTTCATGAATGTAttcttttttatgacaattcaCAGTGATCTTTATTATAAATGGAAAGACAGTCCAATTACCATCCTACCCACCATCAAGTATCTCATCGATAATGGCATTAAATTATGGATATACAGGCAAGCTCAATTTCGTTATAGTATAAAGTGTTAACACTGCTATGATAATTTGAAtccaaaataaacaataatataacATGTAGAATTGTAGAACCTTTTGAATAATGAGGttgcaatttttatattatcaatTCCTACTCCTAAATTTAGATTATGCTTTCTCCTACAGTGGTGATACAGATGCAAGGGTTCCAGTCACATCTTCTAGATATTCAATCAACAAACTCAAACTTGCTATCAACTCTCCTTGGCGTCCGTGGTATTCAGGAAAAGAGGTACTCAATTGATTGACATTCattaatttaagaaattaacttgttattttgtaaatttgatAGACGCCCTTACACTTTGGAGTACTGAAATGTTGATCAACTCAATATATGGTTAATTTATTGAGTTTTCTTGTAGACCAAGTAATAACATTTGTTTGATATGTGACGAAATTGTTATAATGACAGATTGGAGGATATGTGGTGGGATACAAAGGATTGACATTTGTTACAGTAAGAGGAGCAGGACATCTTGTTCCAAGCTGGCAACCAGAACGAGCTTTGACTTTGATCTCATCATTCCTCTATGGAAGTTTGCCTACTGTGTCACCATCAAATTAATGTGTTCAAAGCATGATTCATGTTTAAATTGTACTTCCTTCAAATGCACTTTGTGCTAAATCTACTTGttatatttcttataaaaatttcagtttCATCTTTCAATTAACCGTTCGTTACATGTATCAACTTATTTTAATGTGATGTGGCCAGATAACTTTGGTATGTGTATTGCCAATATTAAAGATTCTCCCTTAATCTATTGTTTGTGACTTGTGAGAGTGTTTCATTTATTGCTTCAATCAACGCAACTATTTCATAATTAATATgtaaaaaatttacttattttaaggAGACTTACAGAACCAGTTGAACCATTTTTGAGAGAAGGGTCATCATGAATCCATGATACTGTGGAGAGCATAGATGTTATAGAACTAGAAGTCTATGTGCCCTTTCCCAATTAAGGCCTTTGTGGTTGCATTGTTACATATTGCTAAAACATATCCAAGCATTCCCACCATTTACATACATCTTTATTATTTCAGTTCTTCCACGGACGCCAAAGTTAGGCATCAATTTTGACAACCTCGACATCAACTTTAAAGGACTGGCTAAGCTAATATGACAAACAATCTCAAAGAGGACAACCTCATCTACCTAGCCTCAGTTATTTATCACCTATGGATGGCTAGAAACCTTCAAGTTTCCGAGAATATTGATACACCTGAGAATGTAACTATCAACAATGCTCACAATTGTATTATACAGTTCAAACAAGCAACTAACATGCAGCAGCATATTGATCAAGGTGCGTTTCAGCAACGTCAGAATCATCAAACAACGAATCAGAATAGACATTGGAATAACCCTAATCCTAATAAAAAACGCAATCAGACATGGCACAGACCTAATCAAGGAAATCTCAAAGCTAATAGTGACGCAAATCTATCTAAAATGGGTACCTGGAACCTTGGAGCAATCATCCGCGGTGAATATAGCGAACCAATGGTGGCGGGGACGCTCGGATGGACCCTTAATCGCAGAAGCCTATGGGATATACCAGACTGTCCTTTTGGCACAAGCTTAGTGCTTCAAACGAGTGGAGTTCGATTCACATCTTGAACGACAAAGTTGATCTCCCTCCCTTGCACACGTATGTTGGCTGGCAGGCAGCATAGTTCTGGGTATCAGAAATCTGTTCCCTTCATGACTCGTCATTCTTCTATTTCTTTGGACAGTGGATTTGCTTTAACCATGATAAAGTAGTGTTATGATTCAAAATAGCACAGGCATAACATAATTGGTTGAGGTAAATGCACATGTGGCGAGTGATTCTTAAATCAAGAAATCTTGGGATGTGCATAAATATTGAAATGAGGATCAACGGTGGGTATGAAGAAAATTGATGTGCATAAATAtcttctggatccgtccctatatatatatatatatatatatatatatatatatccaccAAATGCTGGAGATTTTGATTGAGTTTTGGACGAAATAGTGGGAATTCCTTCTTGCTTTCCCAGTGATGTGATGCATCTCCCTATTGGATGTGGAAGCGGAAATGGGTTCGTCTTGTAGTTGGGGTATCGATCCCATACCTCAGGACGGGAGATTGTGCAATGTGCttatgtttgaatttgttttcaAACATTTGTATGTCTGTTTCCCCTTTAATGAATTTGAAGTTGGGATCTTGAATCATTTGAGGGTAACGCTTTTCCAACTTCATCTCCTAGCATGAGCTCAAATTAAAGTCTTTCAACTGGTGTGAGTGGGCTAAAACCATATATCTTAGGTACTTGTATATATACTTATTAGGTAACATATTAGGTAACATCTGAGCATGCTTCTCAAATAGATATCATCTCTTTCTcctcattataatatatttttatgggACCTACTTATAAAGATGTAGTATTATTGATGAGATAGTGACAccgatttagaattttttaagaggtgcttggttggagggattgagtacttactatgtactattattaaaaaataataaattagtggtATACGTGGAAcccagttaagtactcaaatttgGGGAGCtacattgtggatgctctaaggcGGTCCCTTTTATCACTCTTTTCTTATCGACTACGAGGTAAATAACGTCCGACGAAAAAAAAAGAGCTAAATAAgtttttagtccttataaaTACCtcgaattttgattttagtcccaaTAAAAATTTCACCTATTTTTGatccctaaaaaaaaattcacacaaCTTTTGGTCCTTACTTTTTAATCAACTCTTgtgtattttcatattttagaaTGATTgttttattcatgtttataatattataagaacatttcctacaaaaatttaaatttttttaacataaaattaattatttataaattttaaagcgcaaaaaacctaaaaaattcatattaatttggtttcttgttaaaaaaaaataaatttatgacCACAGAAAAATCTATAAAATTTCGAATGACATGCAcaaatcttaatcttaatataaTAAAAGATCAGTGGTTTTGCAAATCCCATTTTGAAACCCTAAATCCTTGCCCAATCAATCTCCTACATTTTTCCATGTTGACCAATCACACATTGCCACCTCTAGGTTTTCATATTTAggtttttatttccttttagGGTTCACCCTTCACATATACACAC
It contains:
- the LOC123904094 gene encoding serine carboxypeptidase 1-like → MKKVSLYACLLLNFSLLVIFPYSKASQADRLDKLILSRTTKNPPKTHSWEEEDTLKTQSSSSAAYVAPQEGLRQADKIVTLPGQPYGVNFDQYSGYVTVDQDTERELFYYFVESPYNPSTKPLVLWLNGGPGCSSLGYGAFEELGPFRIKSDGQTLYRNKYAWNEVANVLFLESPAGVGFSYSNTTSDYDKSGDKRTAQDAYVFLINWLERFPEYKTRDIYITGESYAGHYVPQLASTILHNNKLYNQTINLKGISIGNAWIDDATGLQGLYDYFWTHELIEKYCDFTSRNQSAICNNATDKALIEKGHTDFYNIYAPLCHDSSLKNGSTGYVTNDFDPCSDYYGIAYLNRPEVQKALHAKPTNWTHCG